In the Enterococcus saigonensis genome, one interval contains:
- a CDS encoding sensor histidine kinase produces the protein MKKLTKKMNALFISVMVITLAGILITALGYHNIQQEALKMGKSQLEQVNEVSTKLIVAEIQSSANDLDSFVTDTMNTQTSLQLPQQNKLISQFFRRNHAFSGIFLFDTKGKQLEGHFSSENQVENKKLAKKLITDPIFAKALKGDAKQNGKVYFIQQNSFFNLYHPIYNAQKEIQGLVVVPLNLEQLFLDKIQPTDTAQRYPLMKNEKMEVVMHPAKEQIGLNIITGRKKRFPTLDYTDLEKLDVYQKQHEKGSLSYHSYWWNEADLTSVLKLNAFQWVEIGEDRFVIANTSDFYQDNGWILHDLLINLGLVVILLMVASLLVLMVRLFAKQQHTINENQRLKEKRQLEAEKHQLEKSLLQESKMETIGLVTTGIVHDMNNFLTPLIGNIELLMAEHTNDAELLGDLEDMHYAAKKGQQLSQRILHFSKEADQIKKIQSLNQAVEEAVTTMKILIPKTVTITKEINLSADALFQQDDVQVLLYNLITNAYQAKADATITVSLISPSDSMYQKITARAFIYQNKKLAMIQVSDNGPGIDSRVKDKIFTPFLTTRKEEGGTGLGLFIVSSIVKRNSWLMEVDSSEKGTSFSLIIPIAENKEVN, from the coding sequence ATGAAAAAGTTAACTAAAAAAATGAATGCCCTTTTTATCAGCGTGATGGTTATAACACTGGCAGGCATTCTCATCACAGCTCTAGGTTATCATAACATACAACAAGAAGCTTTAAAAATGGGGAAAAGCCAATTAGAACAGGTCAACGAAGTAAGTACCAAATTGATTGTCGCTGAAATCCAAAGTAGCGCAAATGATTTAGATAGCTTTGTAACCGATACAATGAATACTCAAACGTCCTTACAATTACCCCAGCAAAATAAGCTTATTTCCCAATTTTTTAGGCGTAATCATGCTTTTTCAGGAATCTTTCTTTTTGACACCAAGGGCAAACAACTAGAAGGACACTTTTCTTCTGAAAATCAAGTTGAAAATAAGAAATTAGCAAAAAAATTAATTACCGATCCTATTTTTGCTAAAGCATTAAAAGGAGATGCCAAGCAAAACGGCAAAGTATATTTTATTCAGCAAAATTCTTTTTTTAATCTTTACCATCCTATTTACAACGCTCAAAAAGAGATTCAAGGACTTGTTGTCGTTCCCTTAAATTTGGAGCAACTATTTTTAGATAAAATTCAACCCACAGACACGGCGCAACGTTATCCTTTAATGAAAAATGAAAAAATGGAAGTTGTGATGCACCCAGCTAAAGAACAAATAGGACTAAATATTATTACTGGGCGTAAAAAACGTTTTCCTACATTAGATTACACCGATTTAGAAAAATTAGATGTCTATCAAAAACAGCATGAAAAAGGTAGTTTAAGCTATCACTCCTATTGGTGGAATGAAGCTGATCTTACTTCAGTTTTAAAACTCAATGCCTTTCAATGGGTTGAAATTGGGGAAGATCGCTTTGTTATTGCCAATACTTCCGACTTTTATCAAGATAATGGTTGGATTTTACACGACTTGTTGATCAATTTGGGACTCGTCGTAATTTTGTTAATGGTCGCTTCCTTATTGGTCTTGATGGTCCGACTTTTTGCAAAACAACAACATACTATCAATGAAAATCAACGTCTAAAAGAAAAACGACAATTAGAAGCCGAAAAACATCAGTTAGAAAAGAGTCTGTTACAAGAGTCAAAAATGGAAACCATTGGCCTGGTTACTACTGGCATTGTTCATGATATGAACAATTTCTTAACTCCTTTAATTGGTAATATTGAGTTATTAATGGCCGAACACACCAATGATGCCGAACTTTTGGGGGATTTAGAAGATATGCACTATGCTGCCAAAAAAGGGCAACAACTTTCACAACGAATTCTACATTTCTCAAAAGAAGCAGATCAAATTAAAAAGATACAATCCCTTAATCAAGCAGTCGAAGAAGCTGTCACGACCATGAAAATTTTAATTCCAAAAACAGTCACGATTACAAAAGAGATTAATCTTTCAGCAGATGCCTTATTCCAACAAGATGATGTCCAAGTTTTATTGTATAACTTAATTACCAACGCCTATCAAGCCAAAGCTGATGCAACTATTACCGTCTCACTTATCAGTCCTTCTGATTCAATGTATCAGAAGATTACAGCACGCGCATTTATTTATCAAAATAAAAAGTTGGCTATGATTCAAGTTTCAGATAATGGACCCGGTATTGACAGTCGTGTCAAAGATAAGATTTTCACTCCATTTCTGACCACAAGAAAAGAAGAAGGCGGCACAGGTCTAGGACTTTTTATTGTTTCTTCCATCGTAAAACGCAATAGCTGGTTAATGGAAGTTGATAGCTCAGAAAAAGGAACTAGTTTCAGTCTTATTATTCCCATTGCTGAAAATAAAGAAGTAAACTGA
- a CDS encoding CPBP family intramembrane glutamic endopeptidase: MTQTNLLKRLIFYCGFILLQTLVSTVVFLPGISDGMLALISILVAGGFIYFLATRYQKQLVVYNPRKIGQKKITGKWKYVLLGVLAMFAANIILANFLPETTENQAGINQSFLVNPITLTVYGVILAPMIEELLFRGIFMNYFWNNDTTKDNLFAIITSALLFGLMHEPRLSMALVLYMTLGIVLASVYQKTQDLRCSMLVHMLYNGLGFVGMFLTLQ; this comes from the coding sequence ATGACACAAACAAATTTATTAAAACGTTTAATTTTTTATTGTGGTTTTATTTTATTGCAAACTCTCGTCTCAACCGTGGTTTTCTTACCAGGGATTAGTGATGGCATGCTTGCTTTAATTAGTATTTTAGTTGCTGGCGGTTTTATTTATTTTTTAGCTACTCGCTACCAAAAGCAATTGGTTGTGTATAACCCGCGAAAAATTGGGCAAAAAAAAATTACGGGAAAATGGAAATATGTGCTTTTGGGAGTGTTGGCGATGTTTGCTGCTAACATTATTTTAGCGAATTTCTTACCAGAAACAACGGAAAATCAAGCTGGAATAAACCAAAGTTTTTTGGTAAATCCAATTACACTGACTGTCTATGGCGTCATCTTAGCGCCCATGATTGAAGAATTGCTGTTTCGTGGTATTTTTATGAATTATTTTTGGAATAATGACACCACAAAAGACAACCTATTCGCGATAATAACTTCCGCGTTATTATTTGGTTTGATGCATGAACCGCGACTTTCAATGGCACTGGTTTTATATATGACCCTAGGAATTGTATTGGCAAGTGTGTATCAAAAAACACAAGATTTACGTTGTTCAATGCTTGTGCATATGCTTTATAATGGTTTAGGCTTTGTTGGTATGTTTTTAACATTGCAATAA
- the ftsY gene encoding signal recognition particle-docking protein FtsY, protein MGFFDKIKKALMGENETKPSAETPVAPTEEITASESEQEKATTPVKSVPEILSDSEKEKADEGFPAKEDEKSSMIASSSKEDSMASQVTKNITEEKNSADSAVEKLDKNSEEQALIKTEQPEESISVPPVDSVTTFETQEKESKSPNETIASDTVQEKYDKGLKKSRKTFGQRLNELFANFRSVDEEFFEEVEETLIGADVGFEAAMKIADDLRQEVKLRNVKKPAEVQNVMIEKLVDLYDEAGTDEVNTLNIQPEGLTVMLFVGVNGVGKTTSIGKLAYEYKQAGKKVLLAAADTFRAGAIDQLVVWGQRAGVEVVRGNAGGDPAAVVYDAMEKAKVQNADILLVDTAGRLQNKVNLMNELEKIKRVIKREAPDAPHEVLLVLDATTGQNAMVQAKQFKETTDVTGLILTKLDGTAKGGIVLAIRNELHLPVKLVGLGEGIDDLEPFDPNEFIVGLFKGLIKDV, encoded by the coding sequence ATGGGTTTTTTTGATAAAATAAAAAAAGCTTTGATGGGGGAAAATGAAACGAAACCCTCCGCAGAAACACCAGTAGCACCCACAGAAGAAATAACAGCAAGCGAGAGTGAACAGGAAAAAGCAACTACTCCGGTTAAAAGTGTACCAGAGATACTTTCTGATAGCGAGAAAGAAAAAGCAGATGAAGGTTTTCCTGCCAAAGAAGATGAGAAATCATCAATGATAGCGTCTTCTTCAAAAGAAGATAGCATGGCTTCACAAGTAACAAAAAATATTACAGAAGAAAAAAATTCAGCGGACAGTGCAGTTGAAAAACTAGACAAAAATTCAGAAGAACAAGCACTGATTAAAACAGAGCAGCCAGAGGAAAGTATTTCAGTTCCGCCTGTGGATAGTGTTACTACTTTTGAAACACAAGAAAAAGAAAGCAAATCGCCAAACGAAACTATTGCTTCTGACACCGTTCAAGAAAAATACGACAAAGGATTGAAAAAATCCCGAAAAACATTCGGTCAACGTCTAAATGAGCTATTTGCTAACTTTCGTAGTGTAGATGAAGAATTTTTTGAAGAAGTCGAAGAAACACTCATTGGTGCTGACGTTGGCTTTGAAGCAGCGATGAAAATTGCGGATGATTTACGTCAAGAAGTCAAATTACGGAATGTAAAAAAACCTGCCGAAGTGCAAAATGTTATGATTGAAAAATTGGTGGACTTGTATGATGAAGCGGGCACAGACGAAGTAAATACATTAAATATTCAACCAGAAGGCTTAACAGTCATGCTTTTTGTCGGCGTAAATGGTGTGGGAAAAACAACTAGTATTGGTAAATTAGCCTATGAATACAAGCAAGCTGGCAAAAAAGTGCTTTTAGCAGCAGCGGATACTTTCCGTGCCGGAGCGATTGATCAATTAGTTGTCTGGGGTCAACGAGCAGGTGTCGAAGTTGTCCGTGGCAATGCAGGAGGGGATCCGGCAGCTGTAGTTTATGATGCGATGGAAAAAGCAAAAGTCCAAAATGCAGATATTTTGTTGGTGGATACAGCGGGTCGCTTGCAAAATAAAGTAAATTTAATGAATGAGTTAGAAAAAATTAAGCGAGTTATTAAACGTGAGGCGCCCGATGCCCCGCACGAGGTATTACTTGTTTTAGATGCAACGACTGGCCAAAATGCTATGGTTCAAGCAAAACAATTTAAAGAGACTACCGATGTGACCGGACTAATCTTAACCAAATTAGATGGTACAGCTAAAGGTGGGATTGTTTTAGCAATTCGTAACGAATTGCATTTACCTGTTAAATTAGTTGGTTTGGGAGAGGGAATTGATGACTTAGAGCCATTTGATCCAAACGAATTTATTGTAGGACTATTTAAAGGTTTGATTAAAGATGTCTAG
- a CDS encoding Cof-type HAD-IIB family hydrolase, protein MIKMIAIDLDGTLLNQEKKISQRNQEALAKARAQGVKIVLCTGRPLRAIRPYLDELNLKEPGDYSITFNGGLVQKNDTGEVMAKSVLSYDNVMELVKLARDLALPLDVVSDEVVYILPTAPNHLSIYSKLNPLLQFQQFSEAELTESLLYNKAVVAFEQTYLDQQLAKIPTEFKERYEIIKTRDVLLEFMPKGVTKAYGCQLLAQHLGITANEIMAIGDEENDLPMIEYAGTGVAMANAVTMVKDAADVITASNDADGVAQVIEKYVLQ, encoded by the coding sequence GTGATTAAAATGATTGCTATTGATCTTGACGGAACATTATTAAATCAAGAAAAGAAAATTAGTCAGCGTAATCAGGAAGCCTTAGCGAAGGCTAGAGCACAAGGTGTAAAAATCGTTTTATGTACAGGGCGCCCTTTGCGAGCAATCAGACCTTATTTAGATGAATTAAACTTAAAAGAGCCGGGAGATTATAGCATTACGTTTAATGGTGGTTTAGTACAAAAAAATGATACCGGCGAGGTTATGGCAAAGTCAGTTTTGAGTTATGATAATGTTATGGAATTAGTAAAGTTGGCTCGTGATTTAGCTTTGCCGTTAGATGTTGTTTCTGATGAAGTTGTCTACATCCTACCAACTGCGCCCAATCATCTTTCCATTTATTCTAAGTTAAATCCATTATTACAATTTCAACAATTTTCTGAAGCAGAATTAACCGAATCTTTATTATACAACAAAGCTGTAGTAGCTTTTGAACAAACGTATTTGGATCAGCAGTTGGCTAAAATTCCAACTGAATTTAAGGAACGTTATGAAATAATCAAAACACGGGACGTTCTATTGGAATTTATGCCAAAAGGTGTTACTAAAGCGTATGGTTGCCAGTTATTAGCCCAACATCTTGGAATAACAGCTAACGAAATTATGGCTATTGGGGATGAAGAAAACGACTTACCGATGATTGAATATGCTGGCACAGGTGTGGCAATGGCTAACGCGGTGACAATGGTAAAAGATGCGGCTGATGTTATTACTGCTAGTAACGATGCAGATGGAGTTGCACAAGTGATTGAAAAATACGTGTTACAATAA